From a single Fulvivirga ulvae genomic region:
- a CDS encoding gamma carbonic anhydrase family protein — MALIKEIKGVAPKFGEKCFLAENATVVGDVTMGDNCTVWFNAVVRGDVHSITIGNDTNIQDGAIIHCTYQKAKTVIGSKVSIAHNAIVHGCTIHDNVLVGMGAIIMDDAVVHSGAVIAAGAIILPGTVVEANSIYAGVPAKKVKDTGPEMLEVIQRTARNYPMYAQWYD, encoded by the coding sequence ATGGCACTAATAAAGGAAATTAAAGGAGTAGCACCAAAATTTGGCGAAAAATGTTTTCTGGCAGAGAATGCAACGGTGGTCGGAGATGTGACCATGGGAGATAATTGTACCGTATGGTTTAATGCAGTGGTAAGGGGTGATGTTCATTCGATTACTATTGGTAACGATACCAATATTCAGGATGGGGCAATCATACACTGCACCTACCAAAAAGCCAAAACGGTGATCGGGAGCAAGGTGTCAATTGCTCATAATGCCATAGTTCATGGCTGTACCATCCATGATAATGTGCTGGTAGGGATGGGTGCAATTATTATGGATGATGCAGTGGTTCATAGCGGGGCTGTCATTGCAGCAGGGGCCATTATTTTACCCGGTACGGTGGTGGAAGCAAATTCTATTTATGCGGGCGTACCTGCAAAAAAAGTTAAAGATACCGGCCCGGAAATGCTTGAGGTGATCCAAAGAACCGCCAGAAATTACCCTATGTATGCCCAATGGTATGATTGA
- a CDS encoding YceI family protein — MKNLNFLGFAAFVIIAAACGQQKEGTDAEVSEAKEVTEVGTSESFSINKEESKITWIGSKPTGKHNGIIPIASGDIAVEDNQVVGGTIVINVAEIDNEDLKEDADSHGKLVGHLKSEDFFDTQNHPTAEFVITSVKPYSKEDSVKVKEEFDTQYKPASAKEHMVASPTHKVTGNLTMRGKSLSISFPANVQVQGDKVTAKAKFNIDRTLWGLQYNNEADVVDKAKDKFIYNTVNVGFDIVAGN, encoded by the coding sequence ATGAAGAATTTGAATTTTTTGGGTTTTGCAGCCTTCGTTATTATCGCGGCGGCATGCGGCCAACAGAAAGAAGGAACTGATGCCGAGGTCTCCGAAGCTAAGGAAGTTACAGAGGTAGGCACCTCTGAGTCTTTCAGCATCAATAAGGAAGAAAGTAAAATAACCTGGATCGGAAGCAAACCCACCGGTAAGCATAATGGAATAATACCAATTGCCTCTGGAGACATTGCCGTAGAAGATAATCAGGTTGTTGGCGGAACTATTGTTATTAATGTAGCCGAAATAGACAATGAGGACTTGAAAGAAGATGCTGACAGCCACGGTAAGTTGGTTGGTCACCTAAAGTCGGAAGATTTTTTTGACACCCAAAACCACCCTACCGCTGAGTTTGTGATTACATCGGTTAAACCTTACAGCAAAGAGGATTCTGTAAAAGTAAAAGAAGAATTTGATACTCAATACAAACCTGCATCGGCTAAAGAACATATGGTAGCTTCACCTACGCATAAAGTGACAGGAAACTTAACTATGCGTGGTAAGAGCTTGAGTATATCCTTTCCGGCCAACGTGCAGGTTCAGGGTGACAAGGTTACTGCCAAAGCCAAATTTAACATTGACAGGACTCTTTGGGGACTCCAATACAATAACGAAGCTGATGTAGTGGATAAAGCAAAAGATAAGTTCATCTATAATACAGTTAATGTTGGCTTTGATATTGTGGCCGGCAATTAG
- a CDS encoding anthranilate synthase component I family protein: MRKHSFRYVLENPETFRKNALVWASSFSHCTYFNNNNILKYPYGPFDNMLTVGAQRIISFGHKNSFEELKQHYKTRPDWMIGYLAYDLKNQTEVLQSNNPDHMGFPDIYFYIPEHILFFKGSSLYIESNIAPDRLMEEIYYTESKKPAKFKEPVLKQNTSRDEYIKTVNKLKNHIIEGDIYEINYCMEFSGSDGEINPLATYLQLVDLSPTPFSVYHQFENRYLICASPERFLKKQTEKLISQPIKGTARRGSSSYEDEIIKQQLRTDEKELAENMMIVDLVRNDLAKSSKTGTVKVDEMFGIYTFKQLHQMISTVTSELRNDVHFIDAIKNAFPMGSMTGAPKVKVMQLIEQYEQAKRGLYSGAMGYITPSGDFDFNVVIRSLLYHAVTKKISFQVGSAITYDSDPEREYDECLLKAKAIIQTLSSQG; this comes from the coding sequence TTGAGAAAACACTCATTTAGATACGTTCTGGAAAACCCGGAGACTTTCAGGAAAAATGCTTTGGTCTGGGCATCATCTTTCAGTCACTGTACTTACTTCAATAACAACAATATTTTGAAATATCCATACGGCCCATTCGATAACATGCTTACCGTAGGTGCTCAAAGGATTATCAGCTTTGGCCATAAAAACAGTTTTGAAGAATTAAAGCAACATTATAAAACACGGCCTGACTGGATGATCGGGTATTTGGCCTATGATCTTAAAAATCAAACGGAAGTCCTGCAATCCAACAATCCGGATCATATGGGCTTCCCTGATATATATTTTTATATTCCTGAACATATTCTTTTTTTTAAAGGTAGCAGCCTCTACATAGAAAGTAACATTGCTCCCGACAGGCTTATGGAGGAGATTTACTATACTGAAAGTAAAAAGCCGGCTAAATTTAAAGAGCCCGTATTAAAACAGAATACCTCAAGGGATGAGTATATTAAAACGGTCAATAAGCTTAAAAATCACATAATTGAAGGGGACATTTATGAGATCAACTACTGTATGGAATTTTCAGGTTCTGATGGAGAAATAAATCCATTGGCCACCTACCTTCAGCTTGTGGACCTATCCCCTACTCCATTCTCGGTATACCATCAGTTTGAGAACCGCTATCTGATCTGCGCCAGCCCTGAAAGATTCCTTAAAAAGCAGACAGAAAAGTTAATATCACAACCCATAAAGGGCACTGCCAGACGGGGGTCATCCAGTTATGAAGATGAAATAATAAAACAGCAGCTTCGAACAGATGAAAAAGAACTGGCAGAAAACATGATGATTGTAGATTTGGTAAGAAATGACCTGGCCAAAAGCTCTAAAACCGGTACTGTTAAGGTCGATGAAATGTTTGGTATTTACACTTTCAAACAGTTGCACCAAATGATCTCTACGGTAACTTCGGAACTTAGGAACGATGTTCATTTCATAGATGCCATCAAAAATGCTTTCCCAATGGGAAGTATGACAGGTGCCCCTAAGGTAAAGGTAATGCAGCTCATTGAGCAGTACGAACAGGCCAAACGAGGCTTGTACTCCGGTGCAATGGGATACATTACTCCATCTGGGGATTTTGATTTTAATGTAGTTATTCGCAGCCTGCTGTACCATGCTGTTACAAAAAAGATTTCATTCCAGGTAGGAAGTGCCATTACCTACGATTCGGATCCTGAGCGGGAGTATGACGAGTGCCTGCTAAAAGCAAAAGCCATAATACAAACACTTAGCAGTCAGGGATAG